The genomic segment AGCTACCTGGTTATGACGAAAAGTACTATTTTAAGCCGGGAAACCTGGGATATCCTGTCTTTGAAGTAGCAAATCACAAGATAGGCGTCTACATCTGTTATGATAGGCACTTCCCTGAAGGTCCAAGGATCATGGCTCTCAAAGGTGCTGAGGTTGTCTTCATTCCTACTTGCACTGGTGTGTATCCAGAGCTCTGGGAGCTAGAGCTGAGAGCTCATGCTTCTTTCAACACCATGTTTGTGGCAGGAGTGAACAGAGTAGGAAGTGAATATGAAGGTCAGACATATCCATATTACGGTGGGTCGATGGTTGTAGACCCAGCCGGGAAGGTTCTTGTGAAGGCCTCTGATAGAGAAGAGCTTCTGAATGTTGATATAGATGAATCCAAGCTGCTCGAAAGAAGAAGAAAGGCTCCGTTCTTGAGAGACAGAAGACCTGACCTCTACACACATCTTTCACAGTTCGTCTAGTCTCCACCTACTTTGCTCCTGATCGTAGTATGAATTATGATGCATCAATTTCAGCAGACTTCTATACAAACGCTATCAGCTTGGCTTTTTGCATCTGTATAAAAGATAAGATGTACTTAGTGAAAGGCCAGCACTTGCGGTAGGCATATGGAAGGAATAAAAATTTTTGACCGGCTTTACGATTCGAATATCTTCTTTGTCTCTTCGCTTATGTAACCGCTAGAGAGGTTGCCCTTCAGGAACTTCTGATACTTCGGAATGACCCACGCCACCATCAGTATTGTGTAGAGCACTCCTGATATCAGGAAAGCTGTCAGCCAAGAGTTCGCATAGAGTGCTTGAGTGAACGTGTTATTGAGCACTCCCCAGTAGGAGAGGTAAGTTATCAGTATGCCGACTATGAACGATATTATCGCTGCTGGGTTAAACCCACCTGAATACCTGAACCTGCCAAACGTTAGATATGTATCAACGACGTCAAACTTGAACCGCCTGAGCAAGGCATAATCGAAGAAGATGACACCTTCTACTGCTCCGAGCAATGCACCGTAAGCCAGAAGCCAGTTGAAGATGTAAGCATGGGCACCCGCTGAATACGTTGCGTAGGCTCCAACCAGCAGGCTGATCACTACACCTATGACTATACCTCTGAACCATGAAAGCTTCTTGGAATAAGTATTCGCTATATCGTAGCCAGGTGCTACAGAGTTTGCAAAGACGTTGACTGAGAATGTAGCTATTATAACCACTATCAGCAAGAGATAGTTCAGCCCTGCTGGGAAATGAAGGGCTATCTGCTGAACAGGGTCATAGCCGAAGAAGTCACTTGCACTTTTGATCGTCAGCCAGCCTGTGCTCATTGCAGCTCCAGCTCCAAGAAGACCCATGGCACCAACTATTGTCATCATAAGAGGCATCGGTATCTGACCCACAGTCTGAGAGAACTGAGACTTCGCAAACCTCGTATAGTCGGGCATGCTCACAGCCATCGTTGCCCAGTAAGCTACGTTAGAGTTCAGGAAGCCGAGCACTGTCAGCCAGTATGCAGTTCCTGTAACAGAAGCAGGCATATTAAGCACAGGACTGACGTTGAAGTTTGCCGCAGAAAGGAAGTAGTAGAACATAACTGAAAAACCAAGGATCATTATAGGTGCAGCTATTCTGGCCAGCCATTTCAGAGCAGGCTGAGCTTCAGTAGGAGGAGATTTCCAGAAGAGCAGAAGTTGTGCTATTATGACAAGAGCAAAGGTCGTCCAGAACACAGTCGGGAAATGCGCAGGTAAAGCGCCTGGTCCAAGAAAGTTCGAAAGAGTCTGGATGTCAGCTGGTGAGGTTGCAAGCAGATAGATATATCCTGCAGCCTCAGCGATGATGTATGATTCAACCCCCCACCATCCCATCGAGATTATGGCTCTTATCCATGAAGGGATCTGGGCACCATAAATACCCCACCTTGACCTTGTCAATTGAGGCTCTGCCATGCCGTACCTAGCTCCTCCATGGCTCTGCACTAGAGTTGGTATGAGAACGATCAGGTTGCCCAGAAACATCAGGGCAAGCACTGTTGACCAGTTCAGGCCTAGGGCCATACCTACTGTAGAAAGAGTCCACGTGGGGACTATAACTACCATCCCCAGCCATATGGCGAAGAACGTCCCTGCTCCCCATGTCCTAAGCCTTAGAGGAGTAGGATGGAAGTCTGGGTTCCACAGATAGTCTTCTTCTCTGAATTCTCTTGTAACCTCAACCTGGCCTCTGGATTTATCAAATCTGCACGAACCTACTCTGTCCACTGTTTCAGCAAGTGACTTCAGGTCGACAGATCCTGCCGCAACCGCCGTCGAACCGACAGCCTTTGTGTCCGGAACGGAATCAGCCATGTCCTTTTTGTCGGACAATGTGGAGATGACTTGCCCAGCTATAGGTATATATCTTTATTGGTTTTTGGGATTTTTGGTCCAAGATATAGAATATATTCTCCAGTATTACATATTATTTTAAAAAATGTAAGATATCTTTGCTTCGATTACTCTTCGAAAGCTACAACTCTGCAGAAAGCAGCTTCCCCTCCCTTGAATAGCCAGGGGAAGCAGCCTATAGTTATCCTGGTGTTTAGCAGCTTGTCTATTTCTCCCCCCAGGTTTTCTATATGTATGCAGTCATACGGAAAAAGAGCATTGTGGGTAAGCTGGTAGTCTTCAGGGGGAAAGAGTTTATCGACAGCTTCCTTCCCGCCAAATTTCTTTTCTGCAAGTGCCCTTACCTTTTCATGAACTCTGGGCAGGAACCTCCCTATCGGTAGGTTCATAGGATGGTCTGTTGACACCGCATCAACACCCCACAGCTTTATCTTCATTTTGAGCAGCCAATCTACAAGAGGCCTTGTTCCCCCAGGATGAAGGTGCATGTACCTTTCTTCGTCAGCTGTCCCCTCTGGTTTTGGCTTCTGGTACCATGCATATTTGGAGAAGCCTGTATACAGCAGGAGTATATCTCCTTCCTTGACTTTGACCTTGCTCTCTATCAGCTCCGGAGTGATTATCCCCAAATCTCCAACTTCGCTGACGTCAACTATAACACCTGTGCCATACAGCTGACTTAGAGGTATCTGGTCTATAGACTTACCACCCGTGACGAAGTGAAGCGGTGCATCGAGGTGTGTACCCATATGGTTTGGCGTCATTATGTATTGAGCGTTCACTCCATGCTCAGCCTTCCTTTTGATGAACTTGACTTCAAACGGGGGATAGAGAGGCCAGAAAGGCGCTTCCTGGTTCAGCGGTTGTGACAGGTCATAAAGCTTTACCATTCCTTTCACTCACGAAAGACCCTTAAAATTGGGGCTATATCAATTTAATCAGTAGCAGCATCAGCATTGATGCTCAATAAACTTATATTGCATAAGTATCTGAATTCAAGATATGAAGGAAGTAGTTGGCGTTGTTCTCTGTGGTGGTCTTGGCAGCAGGCTCAGGCCCCTTACTTATTACTTCCAGAAGGTTATGCTTCCCATAGGGAGCGCTCAGAGGCCTATACTGGAATACATTCTGCATTCCCTCAGAATGGCTGAAATCAGAAATGCTCTGCTGCTTGCAAACTACAAGTTCGAGCAGATAAGGAATTACTTCGGGGATGGTTCAACTGTTGATATGGAGTTAACCTACATAATGGACGACCCTAGTTATAGGGGAAGCGGTGGAGCTCTTCTCAACGCATGGAAGAAAGGAAAGATAAACGATGATGCAACCATTCTTATTTATTATGGTGATATACTTACAAAGCTTGACCTGAGGAAGATGCTGCAGCAGCATTGGAATGATTCCTCGGTAGCTACGCTTGCTGTCGCCAAAGGCTTTAGAGTTCCTGTAGGGGTTGCAAAGATGGATGGTAAGAAGATAAGCTCTTTTGAAGAGAAGCCTGAGATAGATATCAACGTCGGCGTAGGAATAATGGCGTTAGAGAGCAAGGCGCTGGCTATGCTAGAGGAAATTTACAACATCAAGCATGGGGATAGCATAGATATAATGGGTGACCTGCTTACAACTCTGATAAAGAAGGGGGAGAATGTGGAAGGCTTTGTTTTCGATGACTTCTGGCTGGACGTAGGTTCTATAGAAGCGTATGAGAAAGTTGACCCGAAGAAATTTGACGATATGTTCTCTGGCCTGATAGAGGAAAGAGTAAGGGCAACCAGTAGCAACAACAATAGTAGCAGAACTTTCAGAAGAAAGAGGCAAAGAGCAGACTGAAACAGGTCCTTCAGTCTCCTTCAAGTGGCACTAATCGTTACCAAAAATTTGAGAGCGTCAAAAGCATCTCAAAAGGCATTAAGAATGGCAGGATGCGACTTCTCCAGATCTACTGCATAACACTAGTTCTCATCAGGGATTGTTCCGTCGAACAGGTCAAAAACGCAGTCAGCCATCAAGTTTTTGAACAGGTTTATCAGCACTAGGACATAATGGCGGAGCCTATAAGCAGGGTCCAGCTCTTCCGTGTAATGGTCGATAACCAGGAGAAGTTTGGCAATCCCATGGGAATTTCATCGAAAAGGATGGTAGAATGGGCTGACGATATTCCTTTCACGTCATCATCTTCTTCTTCAACATACATATACACCGGAGGGCTTTATCAGATGATGCCGAAGGCAGAAAGGTTTGTAGAATTGATGAAAAGAGCCGAAGAGTCAAGCGGTCTCTCTTTTGCGCTCAGATTCCTGGGAGGCAGTGCAGCATCAACGCTGGCCTCAAAACTGATAGGAGTTGACCATGACAAGTTTGA from the Conexivisphaerales archaeon genome contains:
- a CDS encoding nitrilase-related carbon-nitrogen hydrolase, whose amino-acid sequence is LPGYDEKYYFKPGNLGYPVFEVANHKIGVYICYDRHFPEGPRIMALKGAEVVFIPTCTGVYPELWELELRAHASFNTMFVAGVNRVGSEYEGQTYPYYGGSMVVDPAGKVLVKASDREELLNVDIDESKLLERRRKAPFLRDRRPDLYTHLSQFV
- a CDS encoding cytosine permease encodes the protein MSDKKDMADSVPDTKAVGSTAVAAGSVDLKSLAETVDRVGSCRFDKSRGQVEVTREFREEDYLWNPDFHPTPLRLRTWGAGTFFAIWLGMVVIVPTWTLSTVGMALGLNWSTVLALMFLGNLIVLIPTLVQSHGGARYGMAEPQLTRSRWGIYGAQIPSWIRAIISMGWWGVESYIIAEAAGYIYLLATSPADIQTLSNFLGPGALPAHFPTVFWTTFALVIIAQLLLFWKSPPTEAQPALKWLARIAAPIMILGFSVMFYYFLSAANFNVSPVLNMPASVTGTAYWLTVLGFLNSNVAYWATMAVSMPDYTRFAKSQFSQTVGQIPMPLMMTIVGAMGLLGAGAAMSTGWLTIKSASDFFGYDPVQQIALHFPAGLNYLLLIVVIIATFSVNVFANSVAPGYDIANTYSKKLSWFRGIVIGVVISLLVGAYATYSAGAHAYIFNWLLAYGALLGAVEGVIFFDYALLRRFKFDVVDTYLTFGRFRYSGGFNPAAIISFIVGILITYLSYWGVLNNTFTQALYANSWLTAFLISGVLYTILMVAWVIPKYQKFLKGNLSSGYISEETKKIFES
- a CDS encoding cyclase family protein → MVKLYDLSQPLNQEAPFWPLYPPFEVKFIKRKAEHGVNAQYIMTPNHMGTHLDAPLHFVTGGKSIDQIPLSQLYGTGVIVDVSEVGDLGIITPELIESKVKVKEGDILLLYTGFSKYAWYQKPKPEGTADEERYMHLHPGGTRPLVDWLLKMKIKLWGVDAVSTDHPMNLPIGRFLPRVHEKVRALAEKKFGGKEAVDKLFPPEDYQLTHNALFPYDCIHIENLGGEIDKLLNTRITIGCFPWLFKGGEAAFCRVVAFEE
- a CDS encoding nucleotidyltransferase family protein, with the protein product MKEVVGVVLCGGLGSRLRPLTYYFQKVMLPIGSAQRPILEYILHSLRMAEIRNALLLANYKFEQIRNYFGDGSTVDMELTYIMDDPSYRGSGGALLNAWKKGKINDDATILIYYGDILTKLDLRKMLQQHWNDSSVATLAVAKGFRVPVGVAKMDGKKISSFEEKPEIDINVGVGIMALESKALAMLEEIYNIKHGDSIDIMGDLLTTLIKKGENVEGFVFDDFWLDVGSIEAYEKVDPKKFDDMFSGLIEERVRATSSNNNSSRTFRRKRQRAD